A segment of the Trifolium pratense cultivar HEN17-A07 linkage group LG7, ARS_RC_1.1, whole genome shotgun sequence genome:
TATGTCACATCTAGGAAGCTTGCTAGAGAGAGATTGAAGATGAAGCCTTTGATGCTTGCTTGCAAGCTTATTAGCAGCATGAACTTCAATGTCACATTTAGCACACAAAGCTGCTTCATCAGCACAACAAATCATTGTTGCTGGAGCTTTCTCACAAACATCACActgaattttcatttttgttgtttAACTTTCTCTTAATCTCTTCTAAGAACTTTTGTAGGAAAATTCACACTAAGAACAATATATCTCAACTTAAGTAGTGAGTATTGATATTTGATACCTTTTATCAGTCAAAGTGTTAAGCCAAAAATGGACAAAGGTGATATTTGTATTGTATTATGGTTATGGCAAGTTGTATTATTTATTGAGATAATGAGAaccaagagaaaaataatattaatataataataaattaataatataaggtGTGAAAAGAGTGTGTGGATGTGGTAAGGTTTGAAGAGAACGGTAATGAAAAGAACACGAGTTAGTGGGGACATAGTGTTTACTTTACCATGAATTTGTGTGTGGCTATGATGTCTTAGGACAAAATAAACATGTTTGTGTGGCCAATGTACTTAGTTTGTGGATTGGATACCATTTGATCTTTAACAACATGTCGGCTGTCCACAGCTGCTTTCCAAACGGTTGGATGGTATCAATCAAATTAATGTCAAACTTAATTAGGGAAATGAATTTCACAATTTGGTCACATAATGTCACATTATGTCAACATGTGACCGAACTTAAACAATAAGTTAGATTCATGTATTTCATGCAATCTCTAAAGTTAATACTCAAAATTAGAATTAGATTATCTGTATTCCGTGAATTTAGTTCAGTTGGTtggacattgtattatatatatagggagttGGAGTTCGAAACCCGGCTATctcatttattcatcttaaagaTGAATTTTCTAACCAGTAGGTTACctgacaaaaaaagaagaaaaaaaaattagattctCTACAGTTACAACATGACATTATAATTGATCTCAGCCATTCGATTGTAAACCAATGGCCGGGATCATTTtacttgaaaagaaaatatcattttaaaCTGTCCGATCTCAAATTGACGATCGAAATAAAATACAGCGTAAaacttcatatatatatatatatatatatatatatatatatatatatatatatatatatatatatatatatatatatatatatatatatatattacagaAGCAAATCTTGATCCTTATATATGACTCCTTgtttctctctcactctctctcacacacaattttcttaaaatgattTAAGTCGGTAGGATATACTAAGAAAATAATGCACAGTACTTTCATGAattgtttatttattgataCAAAATTCACTTATTAACTGAAATTACAAGAAAAATTCAACATAAGTTTTTTAACTTAATATTgcttaatattgaatttttaaagttaattattgaCACAtgagtataaaaaataaaaggttaATCATTGACATCATTAAATTACATGAAAGCTGAGATACATATAATTTTGAGATACTTTGGAATTACACAACATTGATTGAAATAAACAAACACTTAACTTTTCTTATTGTATAGTCTGATAAGTTTTCATAAATTGTTTTCTGATGaagaaaatttcaaatttcatatctcaTGTTGCCTCATACACTCTGTTGATGGTCTTTGTCCTCCATGACATAGAACAGCATTTGTAGGACACTTGAGACAATTATTTGCAACACTACCTTTAACATAAGTTGATGTATGAGTAAACTCCAATGGAAGATTTCCAGTAAGAAAGTTATGATCCAAATACAATCTTCTCCATGATATTGTCCTTAGTTTTGTTCCATATTCCTTTGGAATAGTTCCATGATAttgattgtttgataaatttattaCAGTCAAGTTTGTAAAACTCACCAAATTCACAGGCAAATGACCCTTCAAATTGTTACCTTGTGCCTCAAGCAAGTGAAGTCGGTGTCCTTGTCCGGCATTGTTAACAAAATCAATTGATGTAAATCTGTTAAATGAAACATTAAAATGAATAACCCCTTTTAAGGACATAGTGTCCCATCTTATAACACCTGATAATCTATTATCACTTATATCTAACCATCTTAAATGTATAAGATCCTTAAGAGGTGTTATATGTCCTGAAAAAATATTATGGCTGAAATATATGTTTTGTAAACTCACAGGAAGATTCGGTATATTACCGAAAAACTCATTGAAACTAATATCTAATGTATTCAATTGCCATAATCCAGTTAAATTTTGGATTCTACCTGAAAAATTATTGTTTGATAAGCTTAAATAAGTTAAGCTTCTTAAACCTGTCATATCAGTAGGTATAGTGCCTGAAAGCCGATTCGCGGAAAGATCAAGATATTGAAGTTTCTTAAGTTGACTAATTTCTTGTGGAATTCCACCAGTGAAAAAGTTTTCTGATAAGCTAAGTCTAGTAAGTTTCCTTAATTTCCCTATAGTTTCTGGTATAGGTCCTCTAAACTTATTACTACTGAGATTAAGTATCGTTAACTCGGTTAAATTTCCAATAGCTGGTGTTAAGAAACCTTCATAACCAATACCATCAAGATCAATAGCTGTGACTCTAC
Coding sequences within it:
- the LOC123899024 gene encoding LRR receptor-like serine/threonine-protein kinase FLS2: MAKKTPTKFSFFSSSPLYSLLTITITLSLIPSQIHSSTHENDIHSLQEIKNAIDPNSVSSSSYINSWDFTVDPCHSTGPQFLGILCDLPLDNSSSRVTAIDLDGIGYEGFLTPAIGNLTELTILNLSSNKFRGPIPETIGKLRKLTRLSLSENFFTGGIPQEISQLKKLQYLDLSANRLSGTIPTDMTGLRSLTYLSLSNNNFSGRIQNLTGLWQLNTLDISFNEFFGNIPNLPVSLQNIYFSHNIFSGHITPLKDLIHLRWLDISDNRLSGVIRWDTMSLKGVIHFNVSFNRFTSIDFVNNAGQGHRLHLLEAQGNNLKGHLPVNLVSFTNLTVINLSNNQYHGTIPKEYGTKLRTISWRRLYLDHNFLTGNLPLEFTHTSTYVKGSVANNCLKCPTNAVLCHGGQRPSTECMRQHEI